The following proteins come from a genomic window of Lycium ferocissimum isolate CSIRO_LF1 chromosome 4, AGI_CSIRO_Lferr_CH_V1, whole genome shotgun sequence:
- the LOC132053277 gene encoding trifunctional UDP-glucose 4,6-dehydratase/UDP-4-keto-6-deoxy-D-glucose 3,5-epimerase/UDP-4-keto-L-rhamnose-reductase RHM1-like, whose protein sequence is MSTYTPKNILITGAAGFIACHVANRLVRSYPDYKIVVLDKLDYCSNLKNLIPSRSSPNFKFVKGDIASADLVNYLLITESIDTIMHFAAQTHVDNSFGNSFEFTKNNIYGTHVLLEACKVTGQIRRFIHVSTDEVYGETDEDAVVGNHEASQLLPTNPYSATKAGAEMLVMAYGRSYGLPVITTRGNNVYGPNQFPEKLIPKFILLAMKGKPLPIHGDGGNVRSYLYCEDVAEAFEVVLHKGEVGHVYNIGTTKERRVIDVAKDICKLFNIDSEKSIQFVENRPFNDQRYFLDDQKLKNLGWEERTIWEEGLKKTIEWYKNNPDWWGDVSGALLPHPRMLMMPGGIERNLDGAEKYDSESTEFSGKSNETTQTVAPASKTVPEKSPFKFLIYGRTGWIGGLLGKLCEKQGIPYEYGKGRLEDRSKLLADINAVKPTHVFNAAGVTGRPNVDWCESHKPETIRTNVAGTLNLADVCREHGLLVMNFATGCIFEYDAKHPEGSGIGFKEEDTPNFAGSFYSKTKAMVEELLKNYDNVCTLRVRMPISGDLSNPRNFITKISRYNKVVNIPNSMTILDELLPISIEMAKRNLTGIWNFTNPGVVSHNEILEMYKKYIDPAFTWANFTLEEQAKVIVAARSNNEMDASKLKKEFPELLPIKDSLIKYVFEPNKKTSA, encoded by the exons ATGTCAACATACACCCCTAAGAATATACTCATTACTGGAGCTGCCGGATTTATTGCATGTCATGTAGCCAACAGGCTTGTCCGGAGCTACCCGGACTACAAGATCGTTGTCCTTGACAAACTTGATTATTGTTCAAATTTGAAGAACCTTATTCCTTCCCGATCTTCCCCTAATTTCAAGTTTGTTAAGGGAGACATTGCCAGTGCGGATCTTGTCAACTACCTTCTCATCACTGAGTCCATCGACACTATAATGCACTTTGCTGCTCAGACCCATGTTGATAACTCCTTCGGTAATAGCTTTGAGTTCACCAAGAACAACATCTACGGGACCCATGTACTATTAGAGGCCTGCAAAGTTACTGGTCAGATCAGAAGGTTTATCCACGTCAGCACGGATGAGGTTTATGGAGAGACCGATGAGGATGCAGTTGTAGGAAACCATGAAGCCTCACAACTCCTTCCCACTAACCCGTATTCTGCCACAAAAGCTGGAGCCGAAATGCTTGTTATGGCTTACGGTAGATCATATGGGTTACCTGTTATAACCACAAGAGGGAACAATGTTTATGGACCTAACCAATTTCCTGAGAAACTAATCCCAAAGTTTATACTTTTAGCCATGAAGGGAAAGCCTCTTCCTATCCACGGAGATGGTGGTAACGTACGTAGCTATCTTTATTGTGAGGATGTTGCTGAGGCTTTTGAAGTAGTTCTACACAAGGGAGAGGTCGGTCATGTTTATAACATTGGAACTACGAAAGAGAGAAGAGTGATTGATGTTGCCAAAGATATATGCAAACTCTTTAACATAGATTCAGAAAAAAGCATTCAGTTTGTGGAGAACAGACCGTTCAATGACCAGAGGTACTTTCTGGATGATCAGAAGTTGAAGAATTTGGGTTGGGAAGAGAGGACTATATGGGAAGAGGGTTTGAAAAAGACTATTGAATGGTATAAGAATAACCCTGATTGGTGGGGAGATGTTTCCGGAGCATTGCTTCCCCATCCTAGAATGCTGATGATGCCCGGTGGGATAGAAAGAAATTTGGATGGAGCTGAGAAATATGATTCGGAGTCCACCGAATTCTCGGGAAAGTCCAATGAAACAACCCAAACGGTTGCTCCAGCTTCGAAGACCGTGCCTGAGAAATCACCTTTTAAGTTCTTGATCTATGGTAGGACTGGGTGGATTGGCGGTTTGCTAGGGAAATTGTGTGAGAAACAGGGGATCCCGTACGAGTATGGTAAGGGACGATTGGAGGATCGGTCAAAGCTTTTGGCAGACATTAACGCTGTCAAGCCCACACATGTATTCAATGCTGCTGGTGTCACTGGTAGACCCAACGTTGATTGGTGCGAGAGTCATAAACCAGAAACAATTCGCACAAATGTCGCTGGTACTCTAAACTTGGCAGATGTTTGCAGAGAGCACGGTCTCCTAGTGATGAACTTTGCCACTGGTTGCATATTCGAGTATGATGCCAAGCACCCAGAAGGCTCCGGTATTGGGTTCAAAGAGGAAGACACACCCAATTTCGCTGGTTCTTTCTATTCAAAGACCAAGGCCATG GTCGAAGAGCTGTTGAAAAATTATGACAATGTTTGCACCCTCAGAGTCCGCATGCCAATATCTGGAGACCTCAGCAACCCTCGCAATTTCATTACCAAGATTAGCCGCTACAATAAGGTGGTCAACATTCCTAACAGTATGACCATATTGGATGAgcttcttccaatttcaattgAGATGGCAAAACGTAACCTCACGGGCATATGGAATTTCACAAACCCTGGTGTTGTGAGCCATAATGAGATTTTGGAAATGTACAAGAAATATATCGATCCAGCATTTACTTGGGCCAACTTCACATTGGAAGAGCAGGCCAAGGTAATCGTTGCAGCTCGCAGTAACAACGAGATGGATGCATCAAAGTTGAAGAAAGAGTTCCCTGAATTGCTACCAATCAAAGATTCACTTATCAAGTATGTTTTTGAACCAAACAAGAAAACCTCTGCATAA